A single window of Usitatibacter rugosus DNA harbors:
- a CDS encoding CheR family methyltransferase — protein MSETREFAYTREDFERVRKLIHGRAGIALAQGKGEMVYSRVAKRVRALNLDTFSAYLAVLDDDLHPEWEHFVNALTTNQTDFFREAHHFPILVAHALAKGNHVRVWSAASSTGEEPYSIAMALCEAFGTFEPPVRILATDLDSKVLATGSAGIYPMERAAPVDEERLKRFFLRGKGEKRGFVRVREELRALIEFRQLNLRDVQWDIEGPFDAIFCRNVLIYFDKPTQRAVLERLVKRLAADGLYFAGHSESLLHASDLLAPRGRTVYSRASHPGRPFA, from the coding sequence ATGAGTGAGACGCGGGAGTTTGCCTACACGCGGGAAGATTTCGAACGCGTTCGCAAGCTCATCCATGGCCGTGCCGGGATCGCGCTCGCCCAGGGCAAGGGCGAGATGGTCTACAGCCGCGTCGCGAAGCGCGTGCGGGCGCTGAACCTCGATACGTTCTCCGCGTATCTCGCTGTCCTCGACGACGACCTGCATCCCGAGTGGGAGCACTTCGTCAATGCGCTCACCACGAACCAGACGGACTTCTTCCGCGAAGCGCATCACTTCCCGATCCTGGTCGCGCATGCCCTGGCCAAGGGGAACCACGTGCGCGTGTGGAGCGCGGCGTCTTCCACCGGCGAGGAGCCGTATTCGATCGCGATGGCGCTCTGCGAGGCCTTCGGCACGTTCGAGCCTCCGGTGCGCATCCTCGCCACGGACCTGGACAGCAAGGTGCTCGCCACCGGCAGCGCGGGCATCTACCCGATGGAGCGCGCGGCACCCGTGGACGAGGAGCGCCTGAAGCGCTTCTTCCTCCGCGGCAAGGGCGAGAAGCGCGGGTTCGTCCGCGTGCGCGAGGAGTTGCGCGCGCTGATCGAATTCCGCCAGCTCAACCTGCGCGACGTGCAATGGGACATCGAGGGCCCGTTCGACGCGATCTTCTGCCGCAACGTCCTCATCTACTTCGACAAGCCGACGCAGCGCGCGGTGCTGGAGCGCCTCGTGAAGCGCCTGGCCGCCGACGGCCTGTACTTCGCCGGCCATTCCGAGAGCCTGCTGCACGCCTCGGATCTCCTCGCGCCCCGCGGCCGCACGGTCTACAGCCGCGCGAGCCATCCGGGACGGCCGTTCGCATGA
- the cheD gene encoding chemoreceptor glutamine deamidase CheD, which translates to MTTRSRDGGKDKSSGTTRDSHYIDRQFNLPAAKIGPGEVYATQRNMVIVTVLGSCVSACLRDPETNVGGMNHFMLPHHEGQPDGPLSESARYGAYAMEVLVNHLLSLGARRDRLEAKIFGAGRIVPGMSDVGAKNAKFAVEYLERERIPVLAQDLGRVEASKVYFFPHTGRVLVKRLKTLSNDTVLIRERNYAERLDELAKGGGADIFV; encoded by the coding sequence ATGACGACGCGCTCGCGCGACGGCGGCAAGGACAAGTCGAGCGGCACCACGCGCGACTCGCACTACATCGACCGGCAGTTCAACCTGCCCGCCGCGAAGATCGGCCCGGGCGAGGTGTACGCCACGCAGCGCAACATGGTCATCGTCACGGTCCTGGGCTCGTGCGTCTCGGCCTGCCTTCGCGACCCGGAGACGAACGTGGGCGGCATGAACCACTTCATGCTTCCGCACCACGAGGGCCAGCCCGACGGGCCGCTCTCCGAGTCGGCACGCTATGGCGCATATGCGATGGAGGTGCTGGTGAACCACCTCCTGTCGCTCGGCGCGCGGCGCGACCGGCTGGAGGCGAAGATCTTCGGCGCCGGGCGGATCGTGCCCGGCATGTCGGACGTGGGCGCCAAGAACGCGAAGTTCGCCGTCGAGTACCTGGAGCGCGAGCGCATTCCCGTCCTCGCGCAGGATCTCGGCCGCGTCGAGGCGAGCAAGGTCTACTTCTTCCCGCACACCGGGCGCGTGCTGGTGAAGCGCCTGAAGACCCTCAGCAACGACACCGTGCTGATCCGCGAGCGCAACTACGCCGAGCGGCTCGACGAGCTCGCCAAGGGCGGCGGCGCGGACATCTTCGTCTGA
- a CDS encoding protein-glutamate methylesterase/protein-glutamine glutaminase gives MAIRVLIVEDSPLMQRLLSTIIGAQDDLKVVGTAGDPIEARERIKQLKPDVITLDVEMPRMDGITFLERLMRLRPMPVVMISSLTESNAQVTLRALELGAVDFVTKPGGEGSRDLANFGDDVVEKVRAAAKAEVHAFPDPPTVPAPAVATFRPSALIAVGGSTGATEMIRELLTRLPSNSPPVAIVQHMPEMFTRLFARRLDDLCALKVTEAEDGEPLQAGHAYIAPGDWHLRIDAKGGDYIARIGQEMLVNRHRPSVDVLFESVAKAAGDKGAGVLLTGMGKDGAEGLGAIKRSGGATFAQDQASCVVFGMPKAAIEAGYVDHVEPVAGIAQRLVEVLRRPG, from the coding sequence ATGGCGATCCGCGTCCTCATCGTCGAGGATTCACCGCTGATGCAGCGGCTGCTCTCGACCATCATCGGGGCGCAGGACGACCTCAAGGTCGTGGGGACGGCCGGCGACCCGATCGAGGCGCGCGAGCGGATCAAGCAGCTGAAGCCCGACGTGATCACGCTCGACGTCGAGATGCCGCGCATGGACGGCATCACCTTCCTCGAGCGGCTGATGCGCTTGCGCCCCATGCCGGTCGTGATGATCTCCTCGCTCACCGAGAGCAACGCGCAAGTGACGCTCCGCGCACTCGAGCTGGGCGCCGTGGACTTCGTCACCAAGCCGGGCGGCGAGGGCTCGCGCGACCTCGCGAATTTCGGCGACGACGTGGTCGAGAAGGTGCGCGCCGCCGCCAAGGCCGAGGTGCACGCGTTTCCCGATCCGCCCACGGTGCCCGCTCCAGCCGTGGCCACGTTTCGCCCGAGCGCGCTCATCGCCGTGGGCGGCTCGACCGGCGCCACCGAGATGATCCGCGAGCTCCTAACACGGCTCCCGTCCAACTCGCCGCCCGTGGCGATCGTGCAGCACATGCCGGAGATGTTCACGCGCCTCTTCGCCCGGCGCCTGGACGACCTCTGCGCCCTGAAGGTGACCGAGGCGGAGGACGGCGAGCCGCTGCAGGCCGGCCATGCCTATATCGCGCCGGGAGACTGGCACCTGCGCATCGACGCGAAGGGCGGCGACTACATCGCGCGCATCGGCCAGGAGATGCTCGTGAACCGGCACCGGCCCTCGGTCGACGTGCTGTTCGAATCGGTGGCCAAGGCCGCCGGCGACAAGGGTGCCGGGGTGCTGCTGACCGGCATGGGCAAGGACGGCGCCGAGGGCCTGGGCGCCATCAAGCGCTCGGGCGGGGCTACCTTCGCCCAGGACCAGGCTTCGTGCGTCGTCTTCGGGATGCCCAAGGCGGCGATCGAGGCGGGGTACGTCGACCACGTGGAACCCGTGGCGGGCATCGCCCAACGGCTGGTGGAGGTCTTGCGCCGCCCGGGGTAG
- a CDS encoding 2-oxoacid:acceptor oxidoreductase subunit alpha, translating into MKKIESVNDFVIKFANVNGSGSASANTLFAKSIMRMGVPISPRNIFPSNIQGLPTWYEVRVCEEGWLGRRGGCDLMVAMNPQTWEPDVAEIEPGGYLFYDSTRPMPQSKFRDDIHVLGMPLTEITNNAYSDPRQRQLFKNIIYVGALSALLEIDVPEIEKLIAEQYKGKEKLLEPNIKALHMGRDYALANLPCPLGIRVRRADRVGKKVFLEGNSAAALGCVYGGATFAAWYPITPSSSMAEAFAKHCRKFRTDPETSKNRFAIVQAEDELSSIGMVIGAAWNGSRAFTCTSGPGISLMSEFIGLAYFAEIPAVVFNVQRAGPSTGMPTRTQQADVLSCAYASHGDTKHVLLFPEDPKECFEHAAVSFDLADRLQTPVFVLLDLDIGMNERLCEPLKWDDSRHYDRGKVRSYQDLEAGARFGRYLDVDGDGITYRTYPGTHPKRGSFFTRGTSRDRYARYTEDGKAYVDNMQRLLRKFETAKDLVPKPERFDARKPSRFGVIYYGSTSPAMREALADLEAASVEIDALRIRSFPFHEEVIEWVNRHEHVFLVEQNRDGQLRTLLIAEGNVDPNKVTPVLHYDGTPITARFIRGEIAQRLGAFNVTPIKKTAATGGGE; encoded by the coding sequence ATGAAGAAAATAGAGTCGGTCAACGACTTCGTCATCAAGTTCGCGAACGTGAATGGGTCGGGCTCGGCCTCGGCCAACACGCTGTTCGCGAAGTCGATCATGCGCATGGGCGTGCCCATCAGCCCGCGCAACATCTTTCCCTCGAACATCCAGGGGCTTCCGACTTGGTATGAGGTCCGCGTGTGCGAGGAAGGCTGGCTCGGGCGACGCGGCGGCTGCGACCTCATGGTCGCCATGAACCCGCAGACGTGGGAGCCGGACGTCGCCGAGATCGAGCCCGGCGGCTACCTCTTCTACGACTCCACGCGGCCGATGCCGCAGAGCAAGTTCCGCGACGACATCCATGTCCTCGGCATGCCGCTCACGGAGATCACGAACAACGCGTACTCCGATCCCCGCCAGCGCCAGCTCTTCAAGAACATCATCTACGTGGGCGCGCTCTCGGCGCTGCTGGAGATCGACGTCCCGGAGATCGAGAAGCTGATCGCCGAGCAGTACAAGGGCAAGGAGAAGCTGCTCGAGCCCAACATCAAGGCCCTGCACATGGGCCGCGACTATGCCCTCGCGAACCTGCCGTGCCCGCTCGGCATCCGCGTGCGGCGTGCCGACCGCGTGGGCAAGAAGGTGTTCCTCGAGGGCAACAGCGCGGCCGCCCTGGGCTGCGTCTATGGCGGCGCCACGTTCGCCGCCTGGTATCCGATCACGCCGTCCTCCTCGATGGCCGAGGCGTTCGCCAAGCACTGCCGCAAGTTCCGCACCGATCCCGAGACCAGCAAGAACCGCTTCGCCATCGTCCAGGCCGAGGACGAGCTGTCGTCGATCGGCATGGTGATCGGCGCGGCGTGGAACGGATCGCGCGCGTTCACCTGCACCTCGGGCCCGGGCATCTCGCTCATGAGCGAGTTCATCGGCCTCGCGTACTTCGCCGAGATTCCCGCGGTGGTCTTCAACGTGCAGCGCGCCGGCCCTTCCACGGGCATGCCCACGCGCACGCAGCAGGCCGACGTATTGTCGTGCGCCTATGCATCCCACGGTGACACGAAGCACGTGCTGCTCTTCCCCGAGGATCCGAAGGAGTGCTTCGAGCACGCCGCGGTCTCGTTCGATCTCGCCGACCGCCTGCAGACGCCGGTGTTCGTGCTGCTCGACCTCGACATCGGCATGAACGAGCGCCTGTGCGAGCCGCTCAAGTGGGACGACAGCCGCCACTACGACCGCGGCAAGGTCCGCAGCTACCAGGACCTCGAAGCCGGGGCGCGCTTCGGTCGGTATCTCGACGTCGACGGCGACGGCATCACGTACCGCACCTATCCGGGCACGCACCCGAAGCGCGGGTCGTTCTTCACCCGGGGGACGAGCCGGGACAGATATGCGCGCTACACCGAGGACGGCAAGGCCTACGTCGACAACATGCAGCGGCTGCTCCGCAAGTTCGAGACCGCCAAGGACCTCGTGCCGAAGCCCGAACGCTTCGATGCGAGGAAGCCTTCGCGATTCGGAGTGATCTACTACGGTTCGACCAGCCCCGCGATGCGCGAGGCCCTGGCCGACCTCGAGGCGGCGAGCGTGGAGATCGACGCGCTGCGGATCCGGTCCTTTCCGTTCCACGAGGAAGTGATCGAGTGGGTCAACCGCCACGAGCACGTCTTCCTGGTGGAGCAGAACCGCGATGGGCAGTTGCGCACGCTGCTGATCGCCGAGGGCAACGTGGATCCGAACAAGGTGACGCCGGTGCTGCACTACGACGGGACGCCGATCACGGCGCGCTTCATCCGGGGCGAGATCGCGCAGCGGCTCGGGGCGTTCAATGTCACGCCGATCAAGAAGACGGCCGCGACCGGTGGCGGGGAATAA
- a CDS encoding 2-oxoacid:ferredoxin oxidoreductase subunit beta, producing MTYLTKPKLHHPELPKNKLGFTRRDYEGTVSTLCAGCGHDSITGAIIQACFELDIAPHRVAKLSGIGCSSKTPTYFLGQSHGFNTVHGRMPSVLTGANAANRDLIYLGVSGDGDSASIGLGQFAHVMRRGVNMTYIVENNGVYGLTKGQFSATADRGSKSKRGALNADESIDLALLALQLGATYVARSFSGDKAQLVPLIKGALTHPGAAFIDVLSPCVAFNNHEGSTKSYDYVREHNEAVNALDVITMHREITTQYDAGTVQEVKQHDGSVLRLRKIDAGYDASNRITAMNFVQERYARGEIATGLLYLNAHPRDLHDSLNTVATPLNQLNERELCPGNAALEKFNTLLR from the coding sequence ATGACCTATCTCACGAAGCCGAAGCTCCACCATCCCGAATTGCCCAAGAACAAGCTGGGCTTTACGAGGCGGGACTACGAAGGCACGGTGTCGACGCTGTGTGCCGGTTGCGGGCATGACTCGATCACGGGGGCGATCATCCAGGCGTGCTTCGAGCTGGATATCGCGCCGCATCGCGTGGCGAAGCTCTCGGGCATCGGGTGCTCGTCCAAGACGCCTACGTATTTCCTGGGCCAGTCGCACGGGTTCAACACGGTCCACGGCCGCATGCCTTCGGTGCTGACCGGAGCGAATGCCGCGAACCGCGACCTCATCTATCTCGGCGTGTCCGGGGATGGCGATTCCGCATCCATCGGCCTGGGCCAGTTCGCCCACGTGATGCGCCGGGGCGTGAACATGACGTACATCGTCGAGAACAACGGCGTGTACGGCCTCACCAAGGGCCAGTTCTCGGCCACGGCCGACCGCGGCTCGAAGAGCAAGCGCGGGGCGCTGAACGCGGACGAATCGATCGACCTCGCCCTCCTGGCGCTCCAGCTCGGCGCCACCTACGTCGCGCGCAGCTTCTCGGGCGACAAGGCGCAGTTGGTGCCGCTCATCAAGGGCGCGCTCACGCATCCGGGTGCCGCGTTCATCGACGTGCTCTCGCCCTGCGTGGCCTTCAACAATCACGAAGGGTCCACCAAGAGCTACGACTACGTGCGCGAGCACAACGAGGCCGTGAACGCGCTGGACGTGATCACGATGCATCGCGAGATCACCACGCAGTACGACGCGGGCACCGTGCAGGAGGTGAAGCAGCACGACGGCTCGGTGCTGCGGCTGCGCAAGATCGACGCGGGCTACGACGCCTCGAACCGCATCACCGCCATGAACTTCGTGCAGGAGCGCTACGCGCGCGGCGAGATCGCCACCGGGCTGCTGTACCTGAACGCCCACCCGCGCGACCTCCACGATTCCCTGAATACGGTGGCCACGCCGCTGAACCAGCTGAACGAGCGCGAGCTCTGCCCCGGCAACGCGGCGCTGGAGAAGTTCAACACGCTGCTTCGCTAG
- a CDS encoding FRG domain-containing protein produces the protein MALSKKRRYDALPVRAIDSWYDIPKLLAHCSLFRNRGWLFRGVCRGDFDLIPKIGRSDARKWKPDSGIHMPYQLKDERAVLRLFQDRAPPLLRFQPRHELEWLAVAQHYGVPTRLLDWTENILVASWFACEQYLERVSPVEARVKGLLTRSNRQRPEAKLAPDPAIWITCDVQHISSAEERAPFKIRSPRSYRPPFVSERIASQGSILTIHGDPRKPFKPDVVFRVPIAKSACFTILKRLDAAGYNFSTVFPDAGGLGVYLNWRYKNVWLPNYKRLTIDESKDR, from the coding sequence ATGGCACTTTCGAAGAAGCGCCGATATGACGCACTTCCAGTACGGGCGATCGACTCTTGGTACGACATCCCGAAACTTCTCGCGCACTGTTCGTTGTTCAGGAATCGGGGTTGGTTGTTCCGCGGGGTTTGTCGCGGTGACTTCGACCTGATTCCGAAGATCGGTAGATCTGACGCCCGAAAGTGGAAACCTGACTCGGGAATCCACATGCCGTATCAGCTGAAGGACGAGCGAGCTGTTCTGCGATTGTTCCAGGACAGGGCGCCACCTCTCTTGAGATTTCAGCCAAGACACGAGCTTGAATGGCTCGCTGTGGCTCAGCACTATGGTGTCCCGACGCGCCTGCTTGATTGGACGGAAAACATTCTCGTTGCGTCCTGGTTTGCCTGTGAGCAGTACCTAGAGCGCGTCTCACCCGTTGAGGCGCGAGTGAAGGGCCTCTTGACCCGGTCAAATAGACAACGACCGGAGGCAAAGTTGGCACCAGATCCTGCAATTTGGATCACCTGTGACGTGCAACACATAAGCAGCGCAGAGGAGCGCGCTCCGTTCAAGATAAGGAGTCCGCGTAGCTACCGCCCTCCGTTTGTTAGTGAGCGAATTGCATCTCAAGGAAGCATCCTTACGATCCACGGGGATCCGAGAAAGCCGTTCAAACCGGACGTCGTCTTTCGCGTCCCGATCGCCAAGAGCGCTTGCTTCACAATTCTGAAGCGACTTGATGCTGCTGGATACAACTTCTCCACCGTCTTCCCCGATGCGGGCGGACTCGGTGTGTATCTCAACTGGCGCTACAAGAATGTTTGGCTGCCGAACTACAAGCGCCTAACCATTGACGAGTCAAAGGACCGTTAG
- the ltaE gene encoding low-specificity L-threonine aldolase: MTIDFRSDTVTRPTTAMRTAMAQADVGDDVFGDDPTINKLQDFAASMFGMEAGLYFPTGTQSNLAALMAHCQRGEEVIVGQQAHTYKYEGGGGAVLGSIQPQPLNNKPDGSLDLAEVEAAIKPDDSHFAITRLIALENTIGGKVIGRAYMADAIALARRRGLSIHLDGARVFNAAVKLGMPVKDLCTGFDTVSACLSKGLGAPAGTVLVGKRDVIERARRIRKMVGGAMRQAGVLAAGGLYALEHHVDRLAEDHANAQRLAKGLAAAGIASDPVQTNMVFAAFPKEICKPLQEHLRSKDMLCFIDARTRLVTHLDVDAAGVDAFVAEVGAFLSQNARSLSRAAAAGA; this comes from the coding sequence ATGACTATCGATTTCCGCAGCGACACCGTTACCCGTCCCACGACCGCGATGCGTACCGCGATGGCGCAGGCCGACGTCGGCGACGACGTCTTCGGCGACGACCCCACGATCAACAAGCTGCAGGATTTCGCGGCGTCCATGTTCGGCATGGAGGCGGGGCTCTACTTCCCGACCGGCACGCAGTCGAACCTCGCGGCACTGATGGCGCACTGCCAGCGCGGCGAGGAGGTGATCGTCGGCCAGCAGGCCCACACGTACAAGTACGAGGGCGGGGGCGGGGCGGTGCTGGGCTCGATCCAGCCGCAGCCGCTGAACAACAAGCCCGACGGCTCGCTCGATCTCGCCGAGGTCGAGGCGGCGATCAAGCCCGACGACTCGCACTTCGCCATCACCCGCTTGATCGCCCTCGAGAACACGATCGGCGGCAAGGTGATCGGCCGTGCCTACATGGCCGATGCGATCGCGCTCGCGCGCCGCCGCGGCCTCTCGATCCATCTCGACGGAGCGCGCGTGTTCAACGCGGCCGTGAAGCTGGGCATGCCGGTGAAGGATCTCTGCACCGGCTTCGACACGGTCTCGGCCTGCCTTTCGAAGGGCTTGGGCGCGCCTGCCGGCACGGTGCTGGTCGGCAAGCGCGACGTGATCGAGCGCGCCCGCCGCATCCGCAAGATGGTGGGCGGTGCCATGCGCCAGGCGGGCGTGCTGGCCGCGGGGGGCCTGTACGCGCTCGAGCACCACGTCGATCGCCTGGCCGAGGACCACGCCAACGCCCAGCGCCTCGCCAAGGGCTTGGCCGCTGCGGGGATCGCTTCGGACCCGGTGCAGACCAACATGGTCTTCGCCGCTTTCCCGAAGGAGATCTGCAAGCCGCTCCAGGAGCACCTGCGCTCGAAGGACATGCTGTGCTTCATCGACGCGCGTACGCGCCTGGTGACGCACCTGGACGTCGACGCGGCGGGGGTCGATGCCTTCGTGGCCGAGGTGGGCGCGTTCCTGTCGCAAAACGCCCGAAGCCTGTCGCGCGCCGCGGCGGCGGGGGCGTAG
- a CDS encoding GlxA family transcriptional regulator, protein MARQDPRLVTLVAFPGVQVLNVAGPMEMLRGAWSAVRSLRPGSFSEPPYATRVVAASLDPVTSSCGLAIVADATFASAASDMDTLVVAGGEVENALADPALMEFVRSAAARARRVVALGAGTFVLAKAGLLDGKRATTHWRHRDTLATDYPAIHVERDLVFVKDGNVYTCAGIAAAMDLAAALIEEDIGRDVAVAVARDKVMWMKRPGDEPQVSAQLAAQSVSHPQLAPLLEWLLRSTGEEISVQRMAERAAMSERTLTRLFQKELGTSPAKFVEHARVEMARRLLEESNLRLDAIARRCGFGSEDHMRRTFYRTFGMSPREYQGTNK, encoded by the coding sequence ATGGCTCGACAGGACCCCCGGCTCGTAACCCTCGTCGCGTTCCCGGGCGTCCAGGTCCTCAACGTCGCGGGACCGATGGAGATGCTGCGCGGCGCGTGGAGTGCCGTGCGGAGCCTGCGCCCCGGGTCGTTCTCCGAGCCCCCCTATGCGACGCGGGTCGTGGCGGCGAGCCTCGATCCCGTCACGTCGTCCTGCGGGCTCGCGATCGTGGCCGACGCGACCTTCGCCTCCGCCGCCTCCGACATGGATACGCTGGTCGTCGCGGGCGGCGAGGTCGAGAACGCGCTCGCCGATCCGGCCCTCATGGAATTCGTGCGCTCGGCCGCGGCCCGGGCGCGGCGCGTGGTGGCGCTGGGGGCGGGCACCTTCGTGCTCGCCAAGGCGGGCCTGCTCGACGGCAAGCGCGCCACGACGCACTGGCGCCACCGCGACACCCTCGCCACCGACTATCCCGCGATCCACGTCGAGCGCGACCTCGTGTTCGTGAAGGACGGCAACGTCTACACCTGCGCGGGCATCGCCGCGGCCATGGACCTCGCGGCCGCGCTGATCGAGGAAGACATCGGGCGCGACGTCGCCGTGGCCGTGGCGCGCGACAAGGTCATGTGGATGAAGCGCCCCGGCGACGAGCCGCAGGTGAGCGCGCAGCTCGCGGCCCAATCCGTGAGCCATCCGCAGCTAGCCCCTTTGCTGGAATGGCTCCTGCGCTCGACCGGCGAGGAGATCTCGGTGCAGCGCATGGCCGAGCGCGCCGCGATGAGCGAGAGGACGCTGACCCGCCTCTTCCAGAAGGAGCTGGGCACCTCACCCGCGAAGTTCGTCGAGCACGCCCGCGTGGAAATGGCGCGCAGGCTCCTGGAGGAAAGCAACTTGCGTCTCGACGCGATAGCGCGACGCTGTGGCTTCGGCAGCGAAGACCACATGCGGCGGACCTTCTACCGAACCTTCGGCATGAGTCCCCGCGAGTACCAAGGCACCAATAAATAA
- a CDS encoding PhoH family protein, whose protein sequence is MTTRRREREPGSAKPGKSAGTAKLFVLDTNVLMHDPTSLFRFEEHDVYLPMVTLEELDDNKKGMSEVSRNARQASRFLDEIVSSGEGDIENGFSLKAKSHGEALGRLFLQTHSVTVEIPDSVASQKADNVILGVAAHLKQKFPKRDVVLVSKDINMRIKAHAIGLPAEDYFNDKVLEDTDLLYTGVMELPQDFWDKHGKDVESWQEHGRTMYRIKGPLVPSMLVNQFVFHEGDKPFLAIVKNIRGKQAELQTLRDYSHHKNNVWGITARNREQNFALNLLMDPEIDFITLLGQAGTGKTLLTLAAGLMQTLEYKVYTEIIMTRVTVPVGEDIGFLPGTEEEKMTPWMGALEDNLDVLMKTDDEAGDWGRAATADLIRSRIKVKSLNFMRGRTFINKFLIIDEAQNLTPKQMKTLITRAGPGTKVVCLGNIAQIDTPYLTEGSSGLTYVVDRFKGWNHGGHMTLTRGERSRLADHAAEVL, encoded by the coding sequence ATGACCACGCGTAGACGAGAGCGGGAGCCCGGCTCCGCCAAGCCAGGCAAGTCCGCCGGCACCGCCAAGCTCTTCGTGCTCGACACCAACGTGTTGATGCACGATCCCACCAGCCTCTTCCGCTTCGAGGAGCACGACGTGTACCTGCCCATGGTCACGTTGGAGGAGCTGGACGACAACAAGAAGGGCATGAGCGAAGTCTCGAGGAACGCCCGCCAGGCGAGCCGCTTCCTGGACGAGATCGTGTCCTCCGGCGAAGGCGACATCGAGAACGGGTTCTCGCTGAAGGCCAAGAGCCATGGCGAGGCCCTGGGCCGCCTCTTCCTGCAGACGCATTCCGTCACGGTGGAGATCCCGGATTCCGTCGCCTCGCAGAAGGCCGACAACGTGATCCTCGGCGTCGCGGCGCACCTGAAGCAGAAATTCCCCAAGCGCGATGTCGTGCTGGTGTCCAAGGACATCAACATGCGCATCAAGGCGCATGCGATCGGGCTACCCGCCGAGGACTACTTCAACGACAAGGTCCTCGAGGACACCGACCTCCTCTACACCGGCGTGATGGAGCTGCCCCAGGACTTCTGGGACAAGCACGGCAAGGACGTCGAGAGCTGGCAGGAGCACGGCCGCACGATGTACCGCATCAAGGGGCCGCTGGTGCCCTCGATGCTCGTGAACCAGTTCGTGTTCCACGAGGGCGACAAGCCGTTCCTCGCCATCGTGAAGAACATCCGCGGCAAGCAGGCGGAGCTGCAGACGCTGCGCGATTATTCGCACCACAAGAACAACGTGTGGGGCATCACGGCGAGGAACCGCGAGCAGAACTTCGCGCTCAACCTGCTGATGGATCCCGAGATCGACTTCATCACCCTCCTCGGCCAGGCCGGCACCGGCAAGACGCTGCTCACGCTGGCCGCAGGCCTGATGCAGACGCTCGAGTACAAGGTCTACACCGAGATCATCATGACGCGGGTCACCGTCCCCGTCGGCGAGGACATCGGCTTCCTGCCCGGCACCGAGGAAGAGAAGATGACGCCGTGGATGGGCGCGCTCGAGGACAACCTGGACGTCCTCATGAAGACCGACGACGAGGCCGGGGACTGGGGCCGGGCGGCTACAGCCGACCTCATCCGCTCCCGCATCAAGGTGAAGTCGCTCAACTTCATGCGCGGCCGCACCTTCATCAACAAGTTCCTCATCATCGACGAGGCGCAGAACCTCACGCCCAAGCAGATGAAGACGCTCATCACCCGCGCCGGACCCGGCACCAAGGTGGTGTGCCTGGGCAACATCGCGCAGATCGACACGCCCTACCTCACCGAGGGCTCGTCGGGCCTCACGTACGTGGTGGACCGCTTCAAGGGCTGGAACCACGGCGGGCACATGACGTTGACGCGCGGCGAACGCTCGCGCCTCGCCGACCACGCCGCCGAAGTCCTCTAA
- a CDS encoding peroxiredoxin produces MSEPPALPDFELPATGNQRFRLSAYNAPFVLYFYPKDNTPGCTIEGEAFRDLHPEFVKAGVAVFGVSRDSVASHEKFKSKFSFPFELLSDADEEVCLGFGVMKMKNMYGKQVRGVERSTFVIDRSGRIVREWRGVRVPGHAQEVLEFVRSARL; encoded by the coding sequence TTGAGCGAACCTCCGGCACTCCCGGATTTCGAGCTCCCCGCCACCGGTAACCAACGGTTCCGGCTCTCGGCCTACAACGCCCCGTTCGTCCTGTACTTCTATCCCAAGGACAACACCCCCGGCTGCACCATCGAGGGCGAGGCGTTTCGCGACTTGCACCCCGAATTCGTGAAGGCCGGCGTGGCGGTATTCGGCGTCTCGCGCGATTCCGTGGCCTCCCACGAGAAGTTCAAGTCGAAGTTCTCCTTCCCCTTCGAGCTGCTCTCGGATGCCGATGAAGAGGTCTGCCTCGGCTTCGGCGTCATGAAGATGAAGAACATGTATGGCAAGCAGGTGCGTGGCGTCGAACGCAGCACCTTCGTGATCGACCGCAGCGGGCGCATCGTGCGCGAATGGCGGGGGGTGAGAGTCCCCGGCCACGCCCAGGAAGTGCTCGAGTTCGTACGATCCGCTCGCCTATAA